One window of the Pyrus communis chromosome 17, drPyrComm1.1, whole genome shotgun sequence genome contains the following:
- the LOC137722002 gene encoding subtilisin-like protease SBT2.4: MANVVVDMWKQLDQNHPPLQYLDSSTLPYYISFLCSLPEISPAAVRNATGEQCNNTLDHPANLNLPSITLSALRGSQIVRRIFNNVGSKSETYVCSAVSPNGTIVDLCPTWFRIAPEGIQELHIQVKVTQAMDDFTFGEIVLTGSLNHIVRIPLSVFPVSISK, encoded by the exons ATGGCAAACGTCGTGGTCGACATGTGGAAACAACTCGATCAGAATCATCCCCCACTTCAATATCTTGATAGCTCCACACTGCCAT ATTACATCAGCTTCTTGTGCTCATTGCCTGAAATCAGTCCAGCTGCAGTTAGAAATGCAACTGGTGAACAGTGCAATAACACACTTGACCATCCGGCCAATTTGAACCTCCCTTCGATAACATTATCGGCATTGAGGGGGTCTCAAATCGTCCGACGGATTTTCAATAACGTGGGGAGCAAGTCAGAGACTTATGTTTGCTCTGCGGTGTCACCTAATGGGACAATAGTAGATCTGTGTCCAACTTGGTTTAGGATTGCTCCAGAAGGCATCCAAGAACTGCATATACAAGTTAAAGTGACGCAAGCGATGGATGATTTTACATTTGGTGAAATTGTTCTTACTGGAAGTTTAAATCATATTGTCAGGATACCCTTATCGGTTTTTCCTGTTTCGATATCGAAATGA
- the LOC137722857 gene encoding DNA topoisomerase 6 subunit A, with protein MADKKGKRRRPDPSSDDETHHPNKKVPKKDTIINKTLENLRSTTAAASSSKSLTLADLPISSTCREVRELDHESVQYEIELQMLKVIKSILDGDGFTFQVPSRAAANQLYIPELDRIVLKDKTSLRPYANVSTVRKATITARVLQLIHQLCLKDIHVTKRDLFYTDVKLFQDQNQSDSVLDDAACMVGCTRSSLNVIASEKGVVVGRLIFSDNGDMIDCTKMGMGGKAIPPNIHKVGDVQSDALFILLVEKDAAFIRLSEDRFYNRFPCIILTAKGQPDVATRLFLRKLKLELKLPVLALVDSDPYGLKILSVYGCGSKNMSYDSANLTTPDIKWLGIRPSDLDKYKIPEQCRLTMTDQDIKTGKEMLEEDFVKKNPKWVEELTLMVKTKQKAEIQALSAFGFQYLTQVYLPLKLQEQDWI; from the coding sequence ATGGCGGACAAGAAAGGGAAACGCCGTCGACCCGACCCGAGCTCCGACGACGAAACCCACCATCCCAACAAGAAGGTCCCCAAGAAAGACACAATCATCAACAAAACCCTCGAGAACCTCCGCTCCACCACCGCCGCCGCCTCCTCCTCCAAATCCCTAACCCTCGCCGACCTCCCCATCTCCTCCACCTGCCGAGAGGTCCGCGAGCTGGACCACGAGTCTGTACAGTACGAGATCGAACTCCAAATGCTCAAGGTCATCAAATCCATCCTCGACGGCGACGGTTTCACATTCCAGGTCCCCTCACGCGCCGCCGCCAACCAGCTGTACATCCCGGAGCTCGACCGCATCGTGTTGAAGGACAAGACTTCCCTTCGCCCGTACGCCAACGTCTCCACCGTCCGCAAGGCCACCATCACAGCTCGTGTTCTGCAGCTGATTCACCAGCTCTGCCTCAAGGACATCCACGTCACCAAGCGTGACCTTTTCTACACCGATGTCAAACTCTTTCAGGACCAGAATCAGTCCGATTCGGTCCTCGATGATGCGGCCTGTATGGTTGGCTGTACGCGCTCTAGTCTCAATGTGATTGCCTCCGAGAAAGGTGTAGTTGTGGGGAGGCTTATATTCAGCGACAATGGCGATATGATTGATTGCACCAAAATGGGAATGGGCGGAAAAGCCATTCCGCCCAATATCCACAAAGTCGGTGATGTGCAGAGTGATGCATTGTTCATATTGCTGGTTGAGAAGGATGCGGCTTTTATTCGATTGTCTGAGGATCGGTTTTACAATAGGTTTCCGTGTATTATTCTGACTGCGAAGGGGCAACCGGATGTAGCCACCAGGCTCTTTTTGAGGAAATTGAAGCTTGAATTGAAGCTACCGGTGCTCGCCCTTGTGGACAGTGATCCATATGGCCTGAAGATTTTATCCGTTTATGGTTGTGGGTCGAAGAACATGTCATATGACAGTGCGAATTTGACCACACCGGATATCAAATGGTTGGGGATACGGCCGAGTGATTTGGACAAGTACAAAATTCCAGAGCAGTGTAGGTTGACGATGACAGATCAGGATATCAAAACAGGGAAAGAAATGTTGGAGGAAGATTTTGTGAAGAAGAATCCAAAATGGGTTGAGGAGCTGACTCTTATGGTGAAGACCAAGCAGAAAGCAGAAATTCAGGCTCTGAGCGCATTCGGCTTCCAATATTTGACTCAGGTTTATTTGCCGCTAAAACTGCAGGAGCAGGATTGGATATGA
- the LOC137722003 gene encoding putative disease resistance protein RGA1, with amino-acid sequence MERILTFGAAQEILKKVASLATQEFSLLWGFKKELTRLRESLSITQAMLRDAEQSQVWSEAVELWVKKLEDIAHDADDVLDEYGYEVLRRKVELRNQMKKKVLEFFSHHNPIAFRVQMAHKIKNINASLEKLNKMAASIGLVARSTLIADPTSSCDIGLLNSRETVSCFVQDEMFIVGRDEVASEIVTTLINSSNTQESSLSVMAVVGMGGLGKTTLAKKVYHDSEIHRHFNKKIWICVSTNFEVKTILSMILEQLEQKKTGMQGKEAILQNLREDLKGKRYLLVLDDVWNEDSHKWNDLMSCLASVNDTQGSNILITSRSVTVASIVQALHRRDLGRLADDECWLILKDKAFPDGSASLTEDQERMAREIAKKCAGVPLVAKVLGNMMRCKMGDGWQSILNNQIWDSQEGEYRILSVLRLSFDELKSASLKRCFAYCSMFIKGFKISKTDLIHLWMAHGLIQCPTPNQSNLEMEDVGNEYFNVLLENSFFQDVEVSRYSATTITHCKMHDIVHDLAEHVSTKSNESNEFRYVAQISTSMLQGIPKRGVHKLRSIFWNGEVLGDILSRFKGLRVLKLYEADINELPMSIGKLKHLRYLDISGTRIRMLPKSIGKLYNLLTLRMFRVEVEKFPKELLNLINLRHFYFKRDDEIYPVGVGQLTNLRSLPFFIVGKGRGRGIEELAGLKQLKGKLSIHNLENVRDGEEAKKAKLVEKTNINKLFLAWGGDRLRIKINDEDVLEGLQLPRTKLEYLEIRNFMGEKFASWMIGSPFPALKRLSIHGAKNLIEWMEAAENIVLFPCLDELFMTNCDKLRSAPSHFPSLKKLGIYSMDSSMPIANISSNLATLTSLSLQKIKGLDCLPDGLLKNNKNLAYLKIEECPDLSSITMDDVFGCCPSLKSVRISDCPKLRCLPDGLQTLVSLKELHIQRCSSLELIPDMHGLTSLYGLRIYGCPQLSSSPYGLEYCTSLQVLEISCCSKITTIPFAQGLPALRKLVIRHCPELSSLPSGLEYCTSLQDLTIFFCGKLTSTGIHSLPPTLHSLAIYDCRCLESIPTLRGCQSLRKLEIGGSDGVISQLVTELEYCTSLDSLSIIGCENLKHFPDRLQLSSSLVILKIERCPNLETIPSVENLAHLHLQELQMVSCGGLKSLPGGLNSLTSLKKLDIGGFWKELDSFPPFQVLPQLESLRLTGWSKLKSLPEQVQHLTSLKDLSIFAFEGIEALPEWLGNLASLKSLRIWLCRNLKYLPTVEAMKCLTKLENIRFTDCPLLQENCKKDGTEWPKISHIPWITGSSI; translated from the exons ATGGAAAGGATTCTTACTTTCGGTGCCGCCCAGGAAATACTGAAGAAAGTTGCTTCACTTGCCACTCAAGAATTCAGTCTTCTCTGGGGATTCAAGAAAGAACTCACAAGGCTGCGTGAATCATTGTCCATCACGCAAGCTATGTTACGAGATGCCGAACAATCACAAGTTTGGAGCGAAGCCGTGGAACTTTGGGTGAAGAAGCTTGAAGACATAGCTCATGATGCTGATGATGTGTTGGATGAATATGGATATGAAGTTCTCCGGCGCAAGGTGGAACTGcgaaaccaaatgaagaaaaaggtACTCGAGTTCTTTTCACACCACAATCCCATTGCATTTCGTGTCCAAATGGCACATAAGATTAAGAACATCAACGCATCTTTGGAGAAGTTGAATAAGATGGCAGCCAGTATTGGACTAGTTGCTAGGTCCACATTAATTGCAGATCCAACGTCCTCTTGTGATATTGGATTACTTAACAGTAGGGAGACCGTTTCTTGCTTTGTTCAAGATGAAATGTTCATAGTGGGAAGGGACGAAGTTGCATCAGAGATAGTTACAACCTTGATTAACTCAAGCAATACCCAAGAGAGTTCTCTTTCGGTTATGGCCGTTGTGGGAATGGGAGGCTTGGGAAAAACAACATTGGCTAAAAAAGTGTATCATGATTCCGAGATACACAGacacttcaataaaaaaatatggataTGTGTATCTACCAATTTTGAAGTCAAGACAATTTTAAGCATGATCTTGGAACAGCTTGAACAGAAAAAGACTGGGATGCAGGGTAAGGAAGCAATACTCCAAAATCTGCGAGAGGATTTGAAAGGGAAAAGGTATTTGCTTGTACTCGATGATGTTTGGAATGAAGATTCTCATAAATGGAATGATTTGATGAGTTGTTTGGCGAGTGTTAATGATACTCAAGGAAGCAACATCCTCATCACTTCCCGAAGTGTTACTGTTGCATCAATTGTGCAAGCACTTCATCGGCGCGATTTGGGAAGATTAGCAGATGATGAATGTTGGCTCATATTGAAGGATAAAGCATTTCCAGATGGGAGTGCTTCTTTAACTGAAGATCAAGAGAGAATGGCAAGGGAGATCGCCAAAAAATGTGCAGGTGTTCCATTAGTTGCAAAG GTTTTGGGAAATATGATGCGATGCAAAATGGGTGATGGATGGCAATCAATTCTAAACAATCAAATATGGGATTCACAAGAAGGAGAATATAGAATCTTGTCAGTTTTGAGGTTGAGTTTTGATGAATTGAAATCTGCATCTCTAAAACGGTGTTTTGCATATTGCTCAATGTTCATCAAaggtttcaaaatttcaaagactGACTTGATTCATCTATGGATGGCTCATGGGTTAATTCAGTGCCCTACTCCGAACCAAAGTAATCTAGAGATGGAGGATGTGGGAAATGAATACTTTAATGTTCTACTGGAGAACTCCTTTTTTCAGGATGTTGAAGTGAGTAGATATAGTGCTACTACTATTACCCATTGCAAGATGCACGATATTGTGCATGATCTTGCAGAACATGTATCAACAAAGAGCAACGAATCAAATGAGTTTCGATATGTGGCACAGATTTCTACCTCAATGCTACAAGGGATTCCAAAAAGAGGTGTACATAAATTGCGCTCAATTTTTTGGAATGGTGAAGTTCTCGGTGACATCTTATCAAGATTTAAAGGCTTACGTGTGTTAAAATTATACGAGGCTGATATCAATGAGTTGCCAATGTCAATTGGGAAGTTGAAACACTTGAGGTATCTAGATATTTCCGGAACAAGAATCAGGATGCTCCCCAAATCTATCGGCAAGCTTTATAATCTACTGACATTAAGGATGTTCAGAGTCGAAGTTGAAAAGTTTCCAAAGGAGCTGCTTAATCTGATCAATTTGagacatttttattttaaaagagaTGATGAGATATATCCAGTTGGGGTTGGGCAATTGACTAATCTCCGATCATTACCCTTTTTCATTGTGGGTAAGGGGAGAGGTCGTGGAATAGAGGAGCTGGCTGGCCTAAAGCAATTGAAGGGAAAATTATCCATTCATAAtctagagaatgtgagagatgGAGAAGAAGCAAAGAAAGCCAAATTAGTGGAGAAGACAAAcataaacaaattattccttgCATGGGGTGGAGACAGGTTACGGATCAAAATTAATGATGAGGATGTACTAGAAGGCCTTCAACTACCACGCACTAAACTGGAATATTTAGAGATTCGCAACTTTATGGGTGAGAAATTTGCATCGTGGATGATTGGGAGTCCCTTTCCTGCATTGAAAAGATTAAGCATCCATGGCGCCAAGAACctaattgaatggatggaagcTGCAGAAAACATTGTTCTCTTTCCATGCCTCGATGAGCTGTTTATGACGAATTGTGATAAATTGAGAAGTGCTCCAAGTCATTTTCCATCTCTTAAAAAGTTAGGGATATATTCCATGGATAGCAGCATGCCAATAGCAAATATAAGTAGCAACCTGGCCACTcttacttctctctcactacaGAAGATAAAGGGACTGGACTGTCTGCCAGATGGGTTGTTAAAAAACAACAAGAATCTTGCATACTTGAAGATAGAGGAATGTCCGGACTTGAGTTCTATTACTATGGATGATGTATTTGGGTGTTGCCCTTCCCTTAAATCCGTGCGTATTTCTGATTGCCCTAAACTTAGGTGTCTGCCTGATGGGCTACAAACTCTTGTCTCTCTTAAGGAGTTGCATATACAGAGGTGCAGTAGTCTAGAGCTCATTCCAGATATGCACGGTCTCACTTCTCTCTATGGATTACGCATTTATGGCTGTCCTCAGTTATCCAGTTCACCTTATGGACTTGAATACTGCACTTCTCTTCAAGTGTTGGAAATAAGCTGCTGCTCCAAAATAACAACCATTCCATTTGCACAGGGCCTCCCAGCTCTACGTAAATTAGTTATTAGACATTGTCCTGAATTATCAAGTCTGCCGAGTGGGTTAGAATATTGTACCTCTCTTCAGGATTTGACAATATTTTTTTGCGGAAAGCTAACATCCACTGGGATTCACAGCCTCCCACCCACCCTCCACTCTCTGGCGATATATGATTGCAGGTGTCTAGAGTCCATTCCAACTTTACGGGGCTGCCAGTCCCTCCGTAAATTGGAAATTGGCGGTAGTGATGGAGTGATAAGCCAACTGGTAACTGAGCTAGAATACTGTACCTCTCTTGATTCACTGTCTATCATCGGTTGTGAAAATCTGAAGCATTTTCCAGATAGGCTACAACTGTCTTCTTCTCTTGTGATACTGAAAATAGAAAGATGCCCAAATCTAGAAACTATTCCAAGTGTAGAAAACCTCGCGCATCTCCATCTCCAAGAGTTGCAGATGGTTAGTTGTGGTGGATTAAAAAGCCTGCCCGGTGGATTAAATAGCCTCACCAGCTTGAAGAAATTGGATATTGGTGGGTTTTGGAAGGAGCTCGATTCATTCCCTCCGTTTCAGGTTCTGCCACAACTTGAAAGCTTACGATTGACGGGTTGGTCTAAGCTCAAGTCTCTGCCTGAACAAGTTCAACACCTTACTTCTCTTAAAGATTTGAGCATATTCGCGTTTGAAGGAATTGAGGCTCTTCCGGAGTGGTTGGGAAACCTTGCATCTCTTAAGTCCCTACGGATATGGCTCTGCAGGAATCTTAAATATCTACCTACAGTTGAAGCTATGAAATGCCTTACCAAATTAGAAAACATACGCTTTACTGATTGTCCTCTTCTACAAGAGAACTGCAAGAAAGATGGCACAGAATGGCCCAAAATCTCACATATTCCGTGGATTACAg GATCTTCCATTTAA